One Persephonella sp. genomic window, AGCAAAAGGCTTGGTGTAAAAAGATACGACGGACAAGTTGTAAAAGCAGGAAATATACTTGTCAGACAGAGGGGAACAAAGATCTATCCAGGAAAAAATGTTGGTCTTGGAAAAGACTACACACTGTTTGCCCTTGTTGATGGTGTTGTTAAGTTTGAAAGAGCAAAAGGTAAAAAGGTCGTTTCAGTATATCCAATAGATGCGTAAGGGGAGAGTTATCCCCTTTTTGTTTTTGTAAATCATATATAATATTTGTTTGCATTATGATCCTGAATAACAGATATAAAAAAAATAAAAAAAAGATTTAATCTAAACTGGAAGTTACAAAATGTCTGCAAAGAAATTTTACACATCTGACTGATCTGTTAAAACAAAATCTAAAACATAGCTTGCAGATATTTTCTTTATTAGCTGAAGTGCAGTTTTTCAATCTTGTGGAATCTTATTACACTTAGAACAATTCCAACTATAAGAGAAAATGTTACCATTGAACTTCCCCCATAGCTGAGAAACGGCAGGGTTATCCCCACAACAGGAGCAAGACCTATTGTCATGGCAATATTTATAAAAGCCTGAACCAGTATCAGACTACCTGCTCCGAAACATATATACTTTCCTTCAGGGTCTTTCACCTTTATTCCCCAGTAGAATATCCTTAATCCTAAAATCAGGTATATTAGAAGAATAAGTGATGAAAGAATAAATCCCCATTCTTCTCCTATTGTTGCAAAGATAAAATCTGTGTGTTGTTCAGGCAGAAAAAAAAGCTTTGACTGTGTCCCCTGTAAAAATCCTTTACCAGTGATTTGTCCTGATCCTACAGCTATTTTTGACTGGAGTATGTGATATGCACTTTTAAAAGGATCGGCTTCCGGATTTATAAATGCTGTAATCCTTTTTTTCTGGTAGTCTTTCAGGTGATCCCATATAAAAGGAGATGATAGAATACTGACAACAATAACTCCATATATTATTTTTTTGCTTAATCCCCCAACAAAAAGCATGACCGCAACAGGTATAAGCAGTGTTACAGCAGTTCCGAGATCAGGCTGTTTCATCGTAAGAAAAAATGGAATTCCAGCTATTAAACCTGCTGTTATCATCTTTTTTGTGTTTACTTTTTCCTTTCCTGATCCTAAGATGTAAGCTGTTGTTATAATCAGCACAAATTTCATAAATTCTGAAGGCTGGATTGTAAAAAGACCCAGACTTATCCATCTTTTTGCCCCTAAAATTGTTGTTCCGGCAAATATTACAACTACAAGGGATAAAACTCCTATCAGGTATATAAACGGGGAAATATTAACGATTTTTCTGTAATCAACTTTTGGGAGTATCAGCAGAATTAACATTCCTACAGTTCCATACAGAGCCTGTTTCATATAAAGGTTTTTATATTCATGGATTGTTGCACTGTAGATGTTTATAATACTCCAGATTATTAAAAATATCACAGGCAACAGTATATAAGGATCATAGCCTGAAAGTAATCTACCTGTTTTCATTCAGTATCCCTTCTGCGTGCATTTTTTCTAATATTGATTTAGTTATCGGAACAGCTGTTTTACTTCCTCCAATACCGTGCTCAACAAATACAGATATAACATATCTGGGTTTTCTGTAGGGGGCAAAATCAACAAACCATGCATGGTTTTGAAGATACCATTTTTCAATCTTTTCTTTCCTTTTTTTATGTCTGAAAACCTGTGCTGTTCCTGTTTTCCCCCCGTTTTTTACAGGTGCCAGAGACAGCAGTTTTGCTGTTCCTTTTTCTCCGTAAACCACTTTGTAGAGGGCTTTTTTTATTACTTTATAAAAAAAGTTTTTTATGTGGAGTTTTCTTATCTGCTGTGTTTCAACCTCAACAAACCTTCTTCTTTCCATATCAAAGTATGCTTTGAGGAGTTTTGGTTTCAGAACATATCCACCATTTAAAACAGGAACGAGTATTTTTGTGCTGTCAAATGGTGTGATTGCTAAAAAACCCTGACCTATACTGTAGTTAACAGTATCACCCAAATACCACGGTTCTCCTATGTTTGAGATCTTCCATTGCGAGTCAGGTATTCTTCCTTTTTTCTGCTCAATTTCAGGGCTAAGTTTTTCTCCCAGTCCAAAAAGTCTGGCATAAAAGCTTATTTTTTCTGATCCAAGATCAAGACCAACCTGATAAAAATAAGTATCACATGACATCTCAAGAGCCTGTATAACATCTATCTTTCCACAGCCTCTTGGATCCCAGTTTCTATAAACCCATTTTCCAATCTGAAACTGGGGACCCGAGTATATTTTCTGGTAAGGTGCAACAACCCCTTCCTGAAGTGCTGCAAGGGCTACAGTAATTTTAAAAATTGATCCCGGTGGATACATTCCGTTTAAAGCCTTGTTAAACAGTGGTTTGTATTTGTTTTTCAATAAATCTTCCCAATCCTTCTTGTTCAAACCGTCAGAAAATTTCTGAATGTCGTATATGGGAAAGCTGAGAAGGGAAATAATGTCGTATGTTTTGGGATCAACAACGATAACAGCCCCAGACTTCTGCCCAGACTCTCTAAAGGCTTCATAAGCTATTTTCTGCACTCTCGCATCAACTGTGAGGTATATGTCGCTTCCCCTTTTTGGTTGTTTTTCCCACAGGGTTTTTATTATTCTTCCCCTTGCGTCGACCATAACAGCTTTTATACCGTATTTCCCTCTCAGGTATTTATCAAATATTTTTTCAGCCCCACTTTTTCCAATAAGGGTATCCGGTGTAAGATCAGGTTCTTCCTTCAGTTCTTTTTCTGATGGAAGTCCAACATACCCAAGTAGGTGGGGCATGTATCTGGCATATTCTGTATAAACCCTTCTCGGCTGAACCTCAAGGAATATCCCCTCAAAAAACTGCCAGTTGTTTATAAACTTTGTTACCTGCTGATGTGTAAGCCTTTTTTTTATTATCACTTTATTTGAGTATCCTTTTAATATTTTTTCTTCTATCTTTTTTGGTATTTCTATTTGTAAAATATTTTTAAAATTCTTTTTTATTTCTTCAAATCTTTTTTTGATCAGATAAGGGTAAGTATATATTTGAAAAGAGGGCTCATCATAGGCTAAAAGAATTCCATTCCTGTCGTATATTTTTCCTCTTGGGGGGTTAGATATCATTATTCTTATGTGGTTTTTATTAGATATTTCCCTGTAGTAATCACCTTTGATCACCTGAAGGTAAAAAAGTCTTGCCTCTAAAATGACAAACATGGCTATAAAAATATACATAAGCTTTTTTGCTCTATCTGTATTCATACTTTGATGCCGCTGAATAGAAAATTATAAGGTTTATTAATATATAAAAGATGCTAAAAGGGGGCAGCTCAAAAATGCCTGTTTTGAAATAAAGCAGTAAGCTTTTTGAAAAAATATCTAAAAGGCTAAAAAACACTATAAAAAAGCTTTTCATAAAAATATTTGAGTAATAAAACCTATCTTTGACTATGTAAACTATGATTGAAATAGATATCTTTGTTGCTGTATTAAACAGTAGTCCTGAAGGAGATAGTAGATCTTGAAGTATCCCAATAAAAGATGCCATTTTTAGAGATTTATACAGTTCATTTTTTAAGGTAAAAAGAATGATAAATATTGTTAGAAAGTCAGGTATCATACTTTGAAATGACAACAGTTTTGGAAAAACAGCCATTTGAAAAAGCAAAACTGAAAAAGCAAAAAAGTATATCCTCATTTTTTTCCTGTTTCTTTCCTTGATAAAACTATCACATACTCAATTTCAAGAGGGTTTAAGCTAAGGGATACAGAAACATCTTTATAAAAATTTCCTTCATCATAAGAAATAGATTTAACTGTTCCTATTGGGATACCCTCCGGAATTCCAGATTCAAATCCTGCTGTTTCCACAATGTCACCAATCCTTATGTCCTGATCAGGCTTGACATACAAAAGTTTTCCCTCTTTTGTGTTTTTTCCCCTATAGAAAACAGCTTCTCTTGTTTTTCTGCATCTTGCTGATATCATAAAGTTTTTATCTGATGTTAGTATTACAGAAGATGAAAAGGCACCAACCTGATACACCTCCCCAAAGAGATAGCCGTTTGCCACAACAATGTCTCCCTTTTTAATACCGTCCATACTTCCAAGATTAATAATCACAAACCCGTTCCAGCTGTCTGGAGAATAGCCTATAATCTTCCCAGCTTTAAATGAAAAATCAGATCTTTCTTTTACAAAATTCAGCATTTTTTTTAGGTTTTTGTTTTCATTTTCAATATTTTTTAGGTAAATTATCTGTGCCTTTAGAATTTCCACTTCCTGCTGGAGTTTTTTGTTTTGCTGTATCAGGTCTTTTTGTGAGCGGATCATTTCTGCCAAAAAATCAAAAAATTCTTTTATCTCTGCAACAGATTTTATAAAAGGGTATGATGCATCAAGAACAATGCTTTTGATAAGTCCGGTTTTTATGATAAAAGTTCCTCCTGAAAGGAGAAATACTATTAAAAAAATATAGATAATCAGCCTTTTTTTCATTCTACTGCAGTGATATTTTCCTAATCAGATCAATGTCATCAAGAGCTTGTCCTATACCTCTTGCAACAGCAGTTAAAGGATCGTCACAGTAGTAAACAGGAAGATTTGTCTCCTCCCTCAATCTTATGTCCATTCCGTGTAAAAGAGAGCCTCCTCCTGCCAGAACTATTCCTCTTTCAACAATATCTGCAGAAAGTTCAGGAGGTGTTTTTTCAAGGGCAAGTCTAACTGCGTTTATTATGTTTTGTATAACAGGCTCAAGGGCATGTCTTATTTCTTCTCCTTTTATCTCAACACTTCCAGGTAAACCTCTAAGATCTCTACCTGGAACAACCATACTTTCTTTATCTCTCTCAGAAGGGTAAGCAGATCCAAGCTCTATCTTGATCCTTTCTGCAGACTGCTCCCCTATAAGAAGGTTATGTTCTCTTTTCATAAACTGTATTATTGCCGTGTTCATCTCATCTCCGGCGATCTTTATGGACTCAGAAAGAACAAGACCTGATAAAGAGATTACAGCTATTTCGGAAGTTCCCCCACCTATATCAACTATCATGTTTCCTCCCGGAGACTGTATAGGAAGACCTGCACCAAGAGCTGCAGCCATAGGTTCTGCAATAAGAAAAACCTCCCTTGCTCCAGATTGTCTTGCTGCATCAATAACGGCTCTTTTCTCAACTGTCGTGATACCTGAAGGAACACCTATTATCACCCGAGGTCTTGGTCTTAGTATCTTTGTTAAAGACATATTTGAATGAACCTTTTTTATAAAGTATTTGAGCATCTCCTGTGTTACATCAAAGTCTGCTATAACCCCGTCTTTAAGAGGTCTTATAACCTCAATCTCTTTTGGGGTTTTTCCTATCATCTGTTTTGATTCTTCCCCAACTGCGATAGCTTTTCCTGTTCTTGTATCAACTGAAACTATAGAAGGTTCAGAGAGAACTATCCCTTTACCTTTGACAAATACAAGGGTGTTTGCTGTTCCAAGATCAATTCCGATGTCGTTAGAAAATAGTCCGATAATTCTGTCTAAAAACATATTCCCTCCATAGAAGTAGGATAAAAAGCAAATATATTATAAACTATTATTTAGCTTAAATTTCTCAAGTCTGGAGGTTGATATGTTTAAAGGATCAATAGTTGCCCTTATAACACCTTTTAAAAATGGTTCTATAGATAGAAAGTCCTTAAAAAATCTTATAGATTTTCATGTTGAGAAAGGAACTGATGCGATTGTTGTTGCTGGAACGACAGGGGAATCAGCAACCCTCACCTTCCCTGAGCATGAAGAACTTATAAATCTTGCTGTTGAGTATGCAGACAAAAGAATTCCTATAATAGCAGGAACAGGGGCTAACGCAACCCACGAGGCGATAGCACTGACAAAATCTGCAGAAAAAGCAGGTGTTGATGGATCACTCCAGATAGTTCCTTACTACAACAAGCCAACACAGGAAGGAATATACCAGCATTTTAAGGCTATATGCGAAGAAACAAATATTCCTCTTATTCTTTACAACATTCCTTCAAGAACTGGAACAGACATGCTACCTGAAACTTTTGCAAGGATATACTCGGATTTCCCTAATGTAATAGGAATTAAGGAGGCTACAGGAAATGTGGCAAGAGTTTCAGAAACTATAGACCTGACAAATCCTGAAGTTGTTATACTCTCTGGAGATGATGCTCTGACAGTTCCAATGATGTCTGTAGGTGCAAAAGGGGTGATATCTGTTGCAAACAACATAATACCTGAAGAGATAGCAAATATGTGCAGACTTGCTCTGGACGGAAATTTTGAGGAAGCAAGAAAAATCCACAATAAATACTGGAAGCTTTTCAAGATCCTTTTTATTGAGACAAATCCTATACCAGTAAAAACGGCAGCATACCTTATGGGACTTATAGAAGATAACGAGATGAGACTGCCCCTTTACTATATGAGACCTGAAAATGAAGAAAAGCTTAAGAATGTTCTTAAGGACTACGGACTGTTAAAGTAATTTTTGCAAATCTGCAAATTGTTTGTGTAAAAAAATTCTGATTTTTCTGAGGAGTTTTATTGGCATTTTTTTTGCTGTAGGATCAAAGCCTAAAAAAATGGAGGTTTTTTGTTTGAAAGTTGGAATTGTTGGAACAGGGAATATGGGATCAAAATACATTAAAAAGTTTGAGATTTTAGGTCTTGATGCAGTTCTTATAGACTTAGATTCTAAAAAGCTTGCAGAACATCCTGATAAGTTCAGCAAATATACAGACATTGATGAGGCTGTAAAAAAGGAGGATATTTCCCATCTTTTTATAGCAACAGATCCAAGATCTCACATTCCCCTTGCAAAGAAGGCACTGGAAAGGGGAATAAATGTTATGGTTGAAAAGCCCCCTTCAATAGACCCTTCTGAGCTTGAAGAAGCTGTAGATTTTGCAGAAAAAAAAGGGGCTGTTTTATCGGTATCAGAGATAGAACTCAGGGCAAACACAGTTAGAAATCTTAGAATAGACACAGAGGTAATTGATATAAAAGCTTATAGACTCAACTTAGGCAGAGGTTACATAAATCCCTTTTATGATCTTGCGTGGCATGATCTTTATATAATGAGCTATCTTTTTGGTAATTTTACAATCAAAAAAGTAAAGGATAAGGGAGATATATTTGAGGTGGAAGGGGAAACAAAGAAAAATAGTTTTTTCCTTCAGGTTGCATGGAGTCACAAGTTTTTGAAAAGACAGTGGTTTTTAAAAACAGAAAAAGGGAATATAACCCTTGATTTTGCAGAAGATAAGATCATATATCCTGACGGAAAAATCAAGGAAAAAGACAGTGTTGATAAGTTAGAGCTTATGATAAAACAGTTTTTGAAAGAACCTTCCTTTGAAAGTTCCTACAGGGCAATAAATATTCTGAAAGAGTTCAGCAAATTTACTGTATAAAGGAGAGGAGATGATACCAATTATAAAACCTGTTTTTGGTGTAGAAGAAGAAAAAACTGTCCTTGAGATTATGAAAAGTGGACAGATAACAAGAGGAAAATGGACATTAAAGTTTAAGGAAGCATTTTGCGACTATGTTGGATCAACATTCTGCCATACAGTTTGCAGCGGTACAGCAGCTTTGTACATAGCCTTGAAAGCTCTCGGTATAAACTCAAAGGAAGATGTTGTTATAGTTCCTTCAATCAGTTTTATGGCAACAATAGATGCTGTTATTCTTGCAGGAGGAACACCTGTTGTTGTTGATGTTGGAGAGGATTACTGTATGGATCCTGTTCAACTTGAAAAAGCCGTTGAAAAATACAGCCCCAAGGTTGTAATACCGGTTCATCTTTTTGGTCAGACAGCTGATATGGACAGAATAAACCAGATATGTAGAGAAAAGGGAATTTATGTTCTTGAAGATTCAGCTCAGGCTCATGGGGCAGAATATAAAGGGAAAAAAGCTGGAAACTTAGGTGATATGTCTGCGTTCAGTTTCTATGCATCAAAAAATGTTGCTATGGGAGAAGGAGGGGCTATCTTAACAAACAGAGTTGAACTTGATGAAAAAATATCTAACTGGATAGAGTTTGGGAATCACCCAGCTTTGAACCTTAGAATAACCGAGTTTCAGGCAGGAATAGGATACTGGCAGCTACAGAAATTAGATGAAACAAATGAGAAAAGAAGAAAAATAGCCCAGCTTTACAACGAGGAGTTCAAGGATCTTCCTGGGCTTATTCTTCCTAAAGAGTTTGAGGGAAGAAAACATGTTTACCACATATACGCCCTCAGGCACCCTGAAAGGGATAAAATTGTGGAAAAGCTAATTCAGGAAGGTATAGGAGCAAGGGTATATTACGAATACACACTTCATCAGCTGAGGAATGCAGAACATCTTGACTGTAGTTTTGGTGAAAAGATAACAAAAGAGATATTTGCCATTCCTGTTCATGCAGCTTTGAAAAATGATGAGGTGTCTTATATCATAGAAACAGTTAAGAGAATAATTAACAATCTGTAGGTGGTGAAGATGAGAAGTATTGAAGGACAGCTTAATGCAGAAGGTTTAAAGTTTGCCATTGTTGTGGGAAGGTTTAACAATCTCATTACTGAAAAACTTCTTGAAGGTGCTGTTGACTGTATAATAAGACATGGTGGCTCTGAAGAAAACATAACAGTTATAAGAGTTCCAGGATCATTTGAGATACCTCTTACAGCAAAAAAAGCAGCTAAAACAGGCAGATACGATGCTGTTATATGTCTTGGGGCTGTTATAAGAGGGGCAACACCACACTTTGAGTATGTTGCTTCTGAGGTGACAAAAGGTATAGCCCTTGTTTCTTTAGAAACAGAAATTCCTGTTTCATACGGCATATTAACAACAGATACTCTGGAGCAGGCTGTTGAGAGAGCAGGAACAAAAATGGGTAACAAAGGGTTTGATGCGGCGCTGACAGCGATAGAAATGGTAAATGTCTTAAAAGGGCTGGAATAAATGAAAAAAGCAGGAAGATACAGAAAAAAAGCAAGAGAGATACTTTTTAAAACTCTTTACACATACGATCTTAAAGGTGGAGATATTTTTGAGATACTGGAGGAACATCTCAAAGATGTAAGAAGCAATCTTTCTGCACAGGTTCTTGAGTATGTTTACTCACTTGCAAAAGGTATAATAGATACTATTGATGATATTGACAGCATAATAAACGAAAATCTGAAAGACTGGAGAATAGAAAGGCTTGGATATCCGGAAAGAGCTCTACTCAGGCTTGGAACATATGAGCTTGTTTTTTCTGAAGTGCCTGATAAAGGTAGGGTTTTTATAGATGTTCTTGATCTTGCAAAACGATACATAAACAACGAAGAAACTCTGAAGTTTTTAAATGGTGTTCTCAGCACTATTCACAAAAAATACAACCAGAATGTGAAAATATGAGATTTGCCGTAATATCTGATATTCACGGAAATATTCATGCCCTCGAGGCAGTTGATAAAGATCTGAAATCTAACCATGTGGATAGAATATACTGTCTTGGAGACATAATAAATTTTGGAGCCCACCCTAAAGAGTGTTTAGACTGGGTGAAAGATAGATGTGATATAGTTATCAAAGGTGAACACGACATATTTGTTGCTGATCCAGAAGAAGTTTTCCTGACAAATCCTTATGCTATCCAGTCAGCTGACTGGACTTATGATCAGCTTTCACAGGAAGATTTTAATTATATCAATTCACTTGAAAAC contains:
- a CDS encoding rod shape-determining protein, which produces MFLDRIIGLFSNDIGIDLGTANTLVFVKGKGIVLSEPSIVSVDTRTGKAIAVGEESKQMIGKTPKEIEVIRPLKDGVIADFDVTQEMLKYFIKKVHSNMSLTKILRPRPRVIIGVPSGITTVEKRAVIDAARQSGAREVFLIAEPMAAALGAGLPIQSPGGNMIVDIGGGTSEIAVISLSGLVLSESIKIAGDEMNTAIIQFMKREHNLLIGEQSAERIKIELGSAYPSERDKESMVVPGRDLRGLPGSVEIKGEEIRHALEPVIQNIINAVRLALEKTPPELSADIVERGIVLAGGGSLLHGMDIRLREETNLPVYYCDDPLTAVARGIGQALDDIDLIRKISLQ
- the mrdA gene encoding penicillin-binding protein 2, which produces MNTDRAKKLMYIFIAMFVILEARLFYLQVIKGDYYREISNKNHIRIMISNPPRGKIYDRNGILLAYDEPSFQIYTYPYLIKKRFEEIKKNFKNILQIEIPKKIEEKILKGYSNKVIIKKRLTHQQVTKFINNWQFFEGIFLEVQPRRVYTEYARYMPHLLGYVGLPSEKELKEEPDLTPDTLIGKSGAEKIFDKYLRGKYGIKAVMVDARGRIIKTLWEKQPKRGSDIYLTVDARVQKIAYEAFRESGQKSGAVIVVDPKTYDIISLLSFPIYDIQKFSDGLNKKDWEDLLKNKYKPLFNKALNGMYPPGSIFKITVALAALQEGVVAPYQKIYSGPQFQIGKWVYRNWDPRGCGKIDVIQALEMSCDTYFYQVGLDLGSEKISFYARLFGLGEKLSPEIEQKKGRIPDSQWKISNIGEPWYLGDTVNYSIGQGFLAITPFDSTKILVPVLNGGYVLKPKLLKAYFDMERRRFVEVETQQIRKLHIKNFFYKVIKKALYKVVYGEKGTAKLLSLAPVKNGGKTGTAQVFRHKKRKEKIEKWYLQNHAWFVDFAPYRKPRYVISVFVEHGIGGSKTAVPITKSILEKMHAEGILNENR
- a CDS encoding DegT/DnrJ/EryC1/StrS family aminotransferase, which translates into the protein MIPIIKPVFGVEEEKTVLEIMKSGQITRGKWTLKFKEAFCDYVGSTFCHTVCSGTAALYIALKALGINSKEDVVIVPSISFMATIDAVILAGGTPVVVDVGEDYCMDPVQLEKAVEKYSPKVVIPVHLFGQTADMDRINQICREKGIYVLEDSAQAHGAEYKGKKAGNLGDMSAFSFYASKNVAMGEGGAILTNRVELDEKISNWIEFGNHPALNLRITEFQAGIGYWQLQKLDETNEKRRKIAQLYNEEFKDLPGLILPKEFEGRKHVYHIYALRHPERDKIVEKLIQEGIGARVYYEYTLHQLRNAEHLDCSFGEKITKEIFAIPVHAALKNDEVSYIIETVKRIINNL
- a CDS encoding Gfo/Idh/MocA family oxidoreductase; this translates as MEVFCLKVGIVGTGNMGSKYIKKFEILGLDAVLIDLDSKKLAEHPDKFSKYTDIDEAVKKEDISHLFIATDPRSHIPLAKKALERGINVMVEKPPSIDPSELEEAVDFAEKKGAVLSVSEIELRANTVRNLRIDTEVIDIKAYRLNLGRGYINPFYDLAWHDLYIMSYLFGNFTIKKVKDKGDIFEVEGETKKNSFFLQVAWSHKFLKRQWFLKTEKGNITLDFAEDKIIYPDGKIKEKDSVDKLELMIKQFLKEPSFESSYRAINILKEFSKFTV
- the rodA gene encoding rod shape-determining protein RodA; this translates as MKTGRLLSGYDPYILLPVIFLIIWSIINIYSATIHEYKNLYMKQALYGTVGMLILLILPKVDYRKIVNISPFIYLIGVLSLVVVIFAGTTILGAKRWISLGLFTIQPSEFMKFVLIITTAYILGSGKEKVNTKKMITAGLIAGIPFFLTMKQPDLGTAVTLLIPVAVMLFVGGLSKKIIYGVIVVSILSSPFIWDHLKDYQKKRITAFINPEADPFKSAYHILQSKIAVGSGQITGKGFLQGTQSKLFFLPEQHTDFIFATIGEEWGFILSSLILLIYLILGLRIFYWGIKVKDPEGKYICFGAGSLILVQAFINIAMTIGLAPVVGITLPFLSYGGSSMVTFSLIVGIVLSVIRFHKIEKLHFS
- the nusB gene encoding transcription antitermination factor NusB, translated to MKKAGRYRKKAREILFKTLYTYDLKGGDIFEILEEHLKDVRSNLSAQVLEYVYSLAKGIIDTIDDIDSIINENLKDWRIERLGYPERALLRLGTYELVFSEVPDKGRVFIDVLDLAKRYINNEETLKFLNGVLSTIHKKYNQNVKI
- the ribE gene encoding 6,7-dimethyl-8-ribityllumazine synthase; its protein translation is MRSIEGQLNAEGLKFAIVVGRFNNLITEKLLEGAVDCIIRHGGSEENITVIRVPGSFEIPLTAKKAAKTGRYDAVICLGAVIRGATPHFEYVASEVTKGIALVSLETEIPVSYGILTTDTLEQAVERAGTKMGNKGFDAALTAIEMVNVLKGLE
- the dapA gene encoding 4-hydroxy-tetrahydrodipicolinate synthase — encoded protein: MFKGSIVALITPFKNGSIDRKSLKNLIDFHVEKGTDAIVVAGTTGESATLTFPEHEELINLAVEYADKRIPIIAGTGANATHEAIALTKSAEKAGVDGSLQIVPYYNKPTQEGIYQHFKAICEETNIPLILYNIPSRTGTDMLPETFARIYSDFPNVIGIKEATGNVARVSETIDLTNPEVVILSGDDALTVPMMSVGAKGVISVANNIIPEEIANMCRLALDGNFEEARKIHNKYWKLFKILFIETNPIPVKTAAYLMGLIEDNEMRLPLYYMRPENEEKLKNVLKDYGLLK
- the mreC gene encoding rod shape-determining protein MreC, giving the protein MKKRLIIYIFLIVFLLSGGTFIIKTGLIKSIVLDASYPFIKSVAEIKEFFDFLAEMIRSQKDLIQQNKKLQQEVEILKAQIIYLKNIENENKNLKKMLNFVKERSDFSFKAGKIIGYSPDSWNGFVIINLGSMDGIKKGDIVVANGYLFGEVYQVGAFSSSVILTSDKNFMISARCRKTREAVFYRGKNTKEGKLLYVKPDQDIRIGDIVETAGFESGIPEGIPIGTVKSISYDEGNFYKDVSVSLSLNPLEIEYVIVLSRKETGKK
- the rpmA gene encoding 50S ribosomal protein L27, coding for MASKKSGGSAKNGRDSFSKRLGVKRYDGQVVKAGNILVRQRGTKIYPGKNVGLGKDYTLFALVDGVVKFERAKGKKVVSVYPIDA